The Ramlibacter algicola genome segment CCTGCCGCGGATCGAGCCCGATCGCGAGCCAGCACGCGGCGATTTCCAACGTCGAGCGCTGCACGCGCAGCGGGTCCTCGCACTTGATCAGCGCGTGGTAGTCGGCCAGGAAGTAGAAGTTCTCGGTGCCGGGGCGGCGGCTGGCTTCCACCGCGGGCCGCAGCGCGCCGACGTAGTTGCCGATGTGCGGCGTGCCGCTGGTGGTGATGCCGGTGAGGTAGCGGATCGGGGCAGCCATGGTCACGAGAGGACGGCGCGCAGCGGCGTGAGCAGCGCGTTGATCGAGAAGTAGCCCACCGTCAGCAGCGGGTTGAGCCAGTAGTCGCCGACGATGCGGAAGATGACCAGCGCCATGACGATGAAGAACCCGTACGGCTCGATGCGGCTGTAGGCCCACGCGGCCCGCGGCGGCAGCAGCCCGGCCACGATGCGGCCGCCGTCCAGCGGCGGCAGCGGGAACAGGTTGAAGGCGCACATCACCAGGTTCACCAGCACGCCGGCCTTGGCCATGCTGAGGAAGAACGTGGATTCGGCCTCGAAGGCGAACATCAGCGTCAGCACGATGCCCCACAGCAAGGCCTGCACGAAATTGGACGCCGGGCCCGCCAGGGCCACCAGCACGCTGTCGCGCCGCGGCCGCCGCAGGTTGGCGAAGTTCACCGGCACCGGTTTCGCATACCCGAAGAGGAACGCGCCGGCCGTCGCGAAGTACAGCAGCAGCGGCATCGCGATGGTCCCGACCGGGTCCACGTGCTTGAAGGGATCCAACGTCACGCGGCCCATCATGGCCGCCGTCGGGTCGCCGAAATGGCGCGCGACGTACCCGTGCGCGGCCTCGTGGATGGTGATGGCAAACAGGACCGGGATCGCGTAGACGGCGATGGCCTGCATCAAGCTGTCGATGTTCACCCCGGGATTGTCCCAGAACGGGGTGTCACAACCCGAGCCGCGCCGGATCGCCTCGCCCGAGCCGGGTCACCACCGGCTCGCCGCCCGTGTCCATGGCGGTCATGTCGATCACCGTCGTGGGCTCCAGCGGGCAGGCGCCGGCATCGACCACGCCGGCCACCAGCTTCTCGTACCGCTGGCGGATGTCCTGCGCGTCGTTCAGCGGTTCGTCCTCGCCGCGCGGGATCAGCGTCGTGGCGAGCAGCGCGCCGCCATGCAGCTCCAGCAGTTGCTGCAGCACGGGGTGATCGGG includes the following:
- a CDS encoding site-2 protease family protein codes for the protein MNIDSLMQAIAVYAIPVLFAITIHEAAHGYVARHFGDPTAAMMGRVTLDPFKHVDPVGTIAMPLLLYFATAGAFLFGYAKPVPVNFANLRRPRRDSVLVALAGPASNFVQALLWGIVLTLMFAFEAESTFFLSMAKAGVLVNLVMCAFNLFPLPPLDGGRIVAGLLPPRAAWAYSRIEPYGFFIVMALVIFRIVGDYWLNPLLTVGYFSINALLTPLRAVLS